GAAATCACAGAGTATCAAACAATACAGAGGAGACCTGAACTATTGTGAATAGGATATTGTTAAACAAGTGGATTGCTGGGTGATGCGACTCGTTGAGCTGGAAGGTCTTGTTctgttctgtatctctaaataaaataataacaaatagataaataaagtAGATATAGAAGtgttgtgtgtgtgctgtgttatgatcccagccccctcctttgtgagaatcgcaagagcacccgttgaggggggggggggggggtcagtagacccaggaagtgggagagagagagacgcactgaatagactcaggaagtgggagagagagaaatgtgccgaagAGCACGTTCCACccaggatgcaaaataaggcgacagtgactattgtctcatggagaccacgtgaaaagtcctcgggcaaggtgggctggttgagagcgattgcatcatctcaacctgattgacacctgtgaccccgtgaggaagtataaatgagggtctcagggggacagcccgttcagacgcaccaagaagacacgagagtgatcccgcagcagcgggaagccattctgaaggaagccacgtgcgttagattccaggattggaatttgtggctggaatcacggaaaaccgcttttaactaacattggggagagggaaccaacgctcccctgatttcacggaagcttcataaagacccggcaagttttttctcttctccccaatctctctctctctcggtcgccccacgtgaaacccagcgattcccaaaaggctgaagcctgcagacttctgagtgacttttatatttccaacggacaatctattaacccatagacaacagtagagctcacctcttaatgatgattattactatacccgcgctttagattgagtattgatgacgtgcattatctgaatgtttgtattaaccttacttttgtgcccctttataaataaaaacgtttgaaaatagtgacatcagacttcaacggacctctctatctttgctggtaagttatccagttacgggatacgtaacagctGTAAGCCCTGACcaaaacacataaaatactggaggaactcagcaagtcagacagcatctatgcaggggagtaaacagttgatgtttcagactaaGACCCTCCagcatgactggaaaggaaggggccagAAACCCAAATaaagtggggaggaggggaaggagtacaagctggcagatgatagataAAAGAGGTAaggggctaaagaagaaggagcCTAATATGAAAGGACAGTGACCATAGAAGAAAACAAAGAAGGGACCCAGAGAGTAGACGGGCAGGTGAAGAGTAGAGGaatgagagggaaaccagaaatggagaatggaaaagaagagaaggggaaagggggagaaatTGCCAGAAGAtagataaatcaatgttcatgctattcAGTTGATGGCTactcaaatggaatatgaggtgtttctcctgAGTACATCCTTTCATGGTGGTAGAGGAAGCCATAGGCAGGGAGgttgggatgggaatgggaaatcaAATTAAAATTGGTGGACACTGGGAAATCCTACCTTTTGTGGCAGACTGAGTGAAGGTGCTCGATAAAACAGTACTCCAagctacattgggtctcactgatgtagaagtAGCTGTACTGGGAGCTACCTACCATCTTCTACCTccaatggcccactctcctctcctatcagattccttcctctccagctctttacctttcctacccacttggcttcatctatcatcttctagctttcttccttcccccccccccacctttttattttggcggCTTCCCACTTACTTTCCCATCCTGAAGGAggttctcaacccaaaacattgattctttattcatttccacagatactgcctgacctgttgagttcctccagcattatgtgcatgttactttggatttcagcatctgcagaatttgtttAGAAGCATATCATTCTCCATAAATACCACCAACTACAATGGGATCATACCACTATACACATCTCACCCCTCCCTTCACATCTTCCGCTCTTAGTAGGGATTGGACCCTATTCAATTCCCTTGACCACTTGCCTGTCCCCATTGATCtctctcctggtacttatccctgcaagcaggacAAATGCTTCATCTGCACGtacatttcctccctcatcaccattcataGCCCCACACAGTTCTTCCAGGTTAGACGATACTTCTATGAGCCTCTCGAGGTTGTTTTACTACATCTGGTGCCCCTAACGCGGCctcttctacatcagtgagaccctacAAAGATTGGGGGTCCGCTTCAATGAGCACCTTAGCTTAATCTGCTGTGAAAGGCTGGATCTCTCAgaggccatccatttcaattcatcttcccattcccattctgatatgtctttcCATGACCTCCATGTTTGTATTTAGTTAAGTTCTCAGGACATATCGGATTCCAAGTTTGTTATTCCTGTTGCTTACTTGCATTCTTGTTCCAGCATGTTGCATTGTTTCAAACATTTTTCTAGTTCATTGGACAGATTCAATATTTGGTCATCCTTCTCCTGCAAAGCTTGACAAAAGAGATTttcattttccctcttaagattTTCATTTTGCTCACTTAGCACCAAATTCTGTCTCTTATATTCATCCTTAAATTTGATAATTTCTTGGTGGTTTAATGCCAGATCCATGAATCGCTCTTCCAGTCGAGCTGACAGCTTTACTTCACCCTGCAGTTGTTGCTTCAAGTCCTCACACTGGCTCTCCAGCTCAGTATTAATTCTTTCCAATGTTTGGCAATGCCGAATGAACTCATCAGCCCGCTGTTTTAGTACACAGATGAGCTGTGACTGTTCATCTATTCTAGATCGTAAcatggcattttctgttttatcttCTTGAGACAATCCACGTAACTTCTCTAATGTAAGCGACAAAGTATCAATTTCCTACACAATACAAAAAAATTTGAATTAATTTAGCAGAGGTAATAAAGAGTTCATCAAGAGACATACTGGCTTCATTTTATGATCCTGATGTGATTGTTAATATAAATGTACTATTTTGGAATTGTGTTTTTGGATATAGTTGACTGAGTAAAAGTATTGATTGGGTTGGTGATTCAACTTTTGTTTTCAGTGTAGGGAGTATTATTTGGATATCAGTTTTATTTGGATGGTTATCAGTTTGAATACAATGATTTGGTATTCAATGTGAACACAATGGCCTGAATTTAGTATCAGTGTGAAGACTCTAATTTGGTCTGTGATCTGGCTTTGATGATAACTTTGATGCCACTAATTCAGTTTAATTATCATAAAGAGAACACAGACTCAGATTATGATCCAGGTTTGATCATCAGAGTGAATATACAGATCCGGATTATTGCCCTGAATCTGAATTGAGTTTTCTAAGTGTTGTGGGAACAGTGTCTCATGTTAAGTTACCACTGTGATTATGGTACCTCAGGTCAATGAGCTGGATTTCATTACCATTTTAAACACATTATCTCAGTATACTGAACATTATGAGCATGCTACCTAGAATTAATCCCTGAGCTATGATGATCTTTGAAAACACATTAATCAAGAGTATCTGGGTTCTTTGATTAGTGTAAGCTCGAGTTTCCAGGGTTAGTGCCCTGAGTTGATTGGTAGCATGATCAGAGGTTCAGGACCATTATAAGCAGATTATTATTGTGGACATGGGCTACAACACAAGTTCAGAGATCACAATGAACATGATGCCTCAGAGTTAGTTACcatcatcatgtgccgtgtcTTATGACAGAGGTGATCATGGTCAATGACCATgatttgttcttggcaaatttttctatagaagtggctgatttgccattgccttcttcagggcACTGTCTTTCCAAAatgggtgaccctagccattatcaagACTCTTCAGTGATCGCCTGGCAagagtggttgcataaccaggacttggaaTATACAGCAGCAGCTCATGTGACCATCCCTGCTCCCTCGGCTTCACACGATCCtgctgggggtgggtggggggtgctaagcaggtgctacacacgCTACATATTACCAATGACTACTAGTCAAAGGTTTGCTTTAGTGAATACTGTGAGTGTATCGTTTCAGGTTTAATTTTCGTTATGGACACACGTCTCAGTttggaacacacaaaatgctggaggaactcagtaggtagataggggtgtgtgtgtgtgtgtgtgtgtgtgtgtgtgcgtggggggggggggcttggatgtcgcagattctctcttgtttgtctcAGTTTGGAGCCTTGATTTAAGGATCACGTTAACCCATTGATCCCGTTGTGAGCACACTATCCTGGGTCCATTATCCGGGGTGAAGTTTCCACGATGAACATATCTCGGAGTTAAGGAGCATTGTGGTCACGTTGTCTCAGGTTTAGTGAACACAGTACACATTCTGAGTCCGGCTGGTGCCTAAGGTTACTGACCATGTTAACCAATGACTTGGATTATCACTGAATTCAGTGTCCATTGTGGACATCCTGCGTTTGTGGTTAGTGCTCTGAGTTTATTGATCAATACTTGGGCCATGACCCTAATTTTATGACAACTGAGGCCGTACCGTCTCGGGATTGTTAGACCCACCTGTTTGCCGTCCTGCATCATTTGATTGAACTTCCGAGGCTTGCGCTCTGCGGCTCCCTGCGGCTCCATGATCCGCAGTGAGACCGTTGCTAACAGCAACAGGCATCCACAGTATGGCGGCTGCGGTCCATCAAAAACCAGCCGGCGAATTCAAAATGCGATTTAGCCACACGGAGAGAATGATGGCGGGCCCTTGGTGGGCCTCGTGGCTTCTGTCAAGCCTCTCTCTACACACATACAAATACGCTCAAGTAAAATCAAATTCTAATAATTGCGAGTTTGTGGCGACGTAATTAGACTAAAATAGAGAGATGCGGAGGTGGCATTTGACGACCTGATGGGAGCCCTTGGAAAAGCTGTATTTCCATAGAGGTTCATTTGCTGCAGGTTTGTTATTCCTTTCATGTAGTTTCATAACTTCCTTTCATAACTGTAGTTGTTTCCATTAAAATAATATCATCCGTGTGCGATGGACTCCTGTACCACGGGGTGTTGGTAGTTTGCCTCGTCAAGGTGGAAGGAGAAGTCAAAGAAGAGGCTGCGTTGGGTAACTCCTCACCTCctaacattaaccttttcatttatTTCCTTGTATTATCGTGCGCGGCAGATTTTACTGACATTGTATTTTTGACTTAAATATCTTCGTGTATTTATTCGACAATTAATTATGAAACGCGGTCGCAGTTTCATCATCAGgggccctcaccaccatcctttctgctgctgcctttgggaagaaggtacagaagcctcaggacttacaGCACCacgtccaggaacagttattacccctcaatcaccaggctcttgaacaaaaggagaggaCTTTGATAATGAATATACTTCGAATCTttgaacttcactcaacttcacttgaccaacattgaaatgtttctcactttcatggacttttCATCTTatgtcaatatttatttcttggaatctcatgtggatagggtggtgaagaaagcttttggtatgctggcctttataaatcagagcattgagtataggagttgggatgtaatgttaaaattgtacaaggcattggtaaggccgaatttggagtattgtgtacagttcttgtcaccgaattataggaaagatatcaacaaattagagagagtacagagaagatttactagaatgttacctgggtttcagcacctaagttacagggaaaggctgaacaagttaggtctttattctttggagcgtagaaggttgaggggggacttgatagaggtatttaaaataatggggggatagatcgagttgacgtggataggctttttccattgagagtaggggagattcaaacaagaggatatgatttgagagggggcaaaagtttaagggtaacacgagggggaatttctttactcagagagtggtagctgtgtggaatgagcttccagtagaagtggtagaggcaggttcagtattgtcatttaaagtaaaattggataggtaaatggacaggaaaggattggagggttatgggattagtgcgggccagtgggactaggtgagagtaagcgtcggcacggactagaagggccaagatggcctgcttctatgctgtaatggttatatctatataattgtttctttttttgcatttgcacagattgttgtcctCTGCACTGCACCAGTTGGGCAATCTTTCATCAATTCTGCTATAgtgactgttctatagatttattgagtatgcccacaagaaaatgaatttcagggttgtatatggtgacatacgaatttatatatgtagtttgataataacatctatttgaactttgaactttacagaTTGaacaccccttatccaaaatgcttggggtGTGAGTATTTTggatattgaatttttttgatttTGAAATATTTGTATCTATATAATGAGGTATGTACCTTGGGGATGGGACCCAAGACTAAACACAAAATCCATTTAGGTTACATTTACAGCTTATGTACAGCCAGTGTGAAGCTCACAGAGAGAACAGTCCACAGTCACAGTATAGTCTGACATGATGGAGCTGGGTCCATCAGAGTTGAATGACTGACCCCGACCGTGTCTGTTACTGGGTTCCAGCATTGCGACTGGCTGCATACCCACCATCGATTTCAAACAGCCACGCATTCCATGACAACAACAATGGGAGTGGGGATGTAGTTTTacatatttttaataattttacgCACAAAATGATAACGTGTACATTGAACCATCAGAAAGGTAAGCTATCACTTCTTCGGTAGACAGTTATTGATATTTGATATCACCATCATTCTGGACTCTTGAGTTTATATGCTATTGCAAAACAGTCAAAACACTTGTTTATTGCACATATGTATGGATACAGCCGTTCAGCGTGTTAGATAAAATATTGTGGCACACTTTGCTTATAATACTTTGGAAGCTCTGATCTTTAACCATCTAAGACGGTTATGATTATAGGAGTTGGGAGAAGCATTTTTCTTAAAGCGGGTTACCTTTTAATAGATGAAATTGATAAATCTTTAGCTTATTTAAAAATTGTAATTTCATTGATTTCAGCACTCTCTGCTCAACTGAATTGGTGTGAGCTGCTGGGGGAAGGATGCAGTTAATAGCAGGACCTTCAACAGTACTGATGCGCAGAGGGATGTTGGAGTTCAAGTTCATGGCTTCCTAGGATTGGCCATACAAAAGGATAGAATGGTGATGAAGGTGTTTGGCATGCTTGCCCTCATTGGTCTAAGAGttaggaagtcatgttgcagctatgtaaaaCTCTGGGTTAGGAAGTTGGatttagtgtatttaatatttgagtaatattgtaaatatattgtttgattaagtatttctTGTTTACgtaatttattatgggttatatgtaagaaataCATGAATGATGTAAGTCATTACACTACCATGTTATATGTTAGCACCTCGCTaaagaaaagaaattaagtaGATGAGTATCCCTGGTTCCTGTTtacttttgattagtttctgcagttacaaaatgtaacagtggcagctttggaaagggtacagaagaggtttatcaggatcctgcttaagatgagaggggaaagttcaaaggggatctgcagagtaagttttttatgcagagagtgaagtTATTTGTGGGGTTGTTCACTGAGCCTGGAGGTGAGGTTGCAAGTGTTTTTTCAGCAGTCAAGGTGACATCATTTCTATAATTCCATTTCTTTAAAATCTAATTTGTATATATTCAGTTACCCTTTATCAGGCCCTGCACTAAACTGTGACCATCATAACGTAAAtaaaatgcaaatcaaaagtcatTATATAAATCTTTGGTTGGGCTCTAATTGGACTAGGTCCTTAATTTTCATCATCTCATGAGCACCCATTACACTGCACTTAGCACTTTTCACCATTTTCGCCACTCTCCTAGAATAGTATATATGGGTACGTGAGACAATCTATGATGATCTTTTTCCATGGGTCACACCAACATGTTACATAttccaaatcaacacacacaaaaggttcaaagaactcagcaggtcaggcagcatctatggaaaagagtaaagagtcgatgtttcagactgagacccttcgtctaGACTACATATTCCACTTGTGCTGCAGCTGTGTAGTTCATCTTAAAACATAGTTGTGGGGAGATTTACTGCTACCTGTATCAGCTGCTCTCGCTCAAATTCAGCAAAATAAGAGTTGATTGTTGACCTGGAAGGAGAAGGAGTGTGAACATGTGCCAGTCCACTGTACATTGGGGGGTTGGCACTGAAGAGAGTCACCAGCGTTAAATTACTGGGCATTGCCTTTGTTACAGATCATTCTGGAGTTATGAAATTATGGATAATATAATTGTTACTTTCTGCCTGTTGTTGGCATTTGGGCAGCAATGGGTTTTCtccatctgtctgtccttggccatcttctttATTGTGTCCTAGGTGTAGTTTATGGTCCTTATTTCTGTCTCTATGGCACAGTGCCAAGTTGTCTTGCCCCATCTCCTCCACTCTTTATGGATCCAATAAAGTGcggtcttgatgatggagttagCCTCTCTTCTCACCACATGCCCAATTCATGTCTAACATTTCCacatgatgattgtggccatgtcttcttgatcacaaagagtaagacatggttggagatctttcttggccagaaaaaACAGAGGATCTTCCAGAGActcatggtgtggaatgatgaCAGCTTGGCAGGGTCGCTTTCTGCCATGTGCCAGCATTCATAACATAATTATGGATCAACTAGAATGAGAACCAATCTtcagaaaataaaacattttataTTTAAATTCCAACTGATATTTGTGGTTAGTAAACCAACCATTGGGCATGGGACACTCTGATTCTATCTCATTGAAATTACATAGTGGAAGACATTCGACAAATTTCCTCCTATAAGTACTTTATCAAAGGTGTATTCCTGCCACCTAGTGCACAGTTCAGGATAGGTCTGATTTGTCACTTGAACTTGCAGTTAGTTGTATATCCATGGAACCATCCTTCAACACTGTAATGAAAAAGCAATATTTTAGGTGTCTAGAGTTTGTACCCATGCTTTTGGAACAGACGCCAGTGTTGAATATTCAAATGGATTCTGCTGTTTACAATgtgctgtctttgtaaatatgtGGTTCTGTAAACTTACCTGACTATTCAAGATGTTAAAGTTAAGTAAGTGATTATAGTCATTGAAACTAGTTAGCCATTTTTTTTACTCTTTGTGTTGAAGAAGTGTCAAACACTCTTAGACTCTCTTTTGAAGTTTTGCTGTATGATTTATATTCCCCAGCTACAGCTCCCATGTAGCTCAATTGCAATAAGCATATTGGATGACCTGTGCTGGACCCAACACAAAGATGCCATGTTAAGGAAATTGTTATGTTTGTGGTACTTGGAAGCCGGGTGGCCGTGAATAAACACCCGTGAGAGACGGCAAAGTGAGGAACAAGCCTGCTGCTGTTTATTTTGCTTGTAAGTCTTCTACCCAGAATGCCAGAGGtgtaaactagatgtgcaggggagTGGAAATTGAAgcgaagaggcagaggatggggaggttagGACACAAGAAGGGACATATCGTAGAGAGCTTGTAAGAAAGGATAGGTAGATGCTAGAAAAAAGGTGCACTGAACCTGAtattttgagatgtgtctattttagtgcaaggagtatcataaacaaggtggatgaatttagAGTGTGGATCAAAATGTGGAAATATGATGTGACCATTACAGATTCTgggatgtctcaggagcaggaatggctgctgagtatgccaggctttagatgtttcaaaaagaacagagagggaggcaaaagaggtgggagtgtggcattgctaattagggatagtgtcacggctgcagaaaaggaggaagttatggagagattgtctactgagtcagcgTGGGTGGAAGTCAAATAAGAAAGGGGCAACAATTctgctgggtgtttttatagaccccccTCCCCTAGAAGTAATAGGGATATCAacgagcagatagggaggcaaatTCTGGCACAGTGCAATAATAGTAGGGTTgttgcatctccctagagcaaggggtatagattgagtggagtttgttagatgtgctCAGAAAGGTTTcatgacataatatgtagataagcgaactagaggagaagctgtacttgttCTGGTATTGGaagatgaacctggtcaggtgtcagatctccctATGGGatagcattttggaggtagtgaccacaactcttaTGTCATTCaccatagcgctggagagggataggagcagacaatttgggaaaacatttaactgGGGTTAAGGGAAATATGATGCTgataggcaggaacttgggagcagatgtttcagggaaatgcacggcagaaatgtggtaaatgttcagggaacatttgcatggagttctgcatagatatgttccattgaggcagggaaagcatgggagggttaaagaaccatggtgtacaaaggatgtagaaaatctagttaagaagaaaagaaaagcttatgaaaggttcaagaaactaggtactgttagagctccacAAAATTACAAGA
The sequence above is a segment of the Hypanus sabinus isolate sHypSab1 chromosome 4, sHypSab1.hap1, whole genome shotgun sequence genome. Coding sequences within it:
- the zgc:172182 gene encoding coiled-coil domain-containing protein 89 produces the protein MEPQGAAERKPRKFNQMMQDGKQEIDTLSLTLEKLRGLSQEDKTENAMLRSRIDEQSQLICVLKQRADEFIRHCQTLERINTELESQCEDLKQQLQGEVKLSARLEERFMDLALNHQEIIKFKDEYKRQNLVLSEQNENLKRENENLFCQALQEKDDQILNLSNELEKCLKQCNMLEQECKQMALNLQKTESEFLDKQVKAEKSYLDEVQSLKTKLKEAEDRCNVAELKQKEAAEIRSHEETEFQNKMLLLTQEKEELLKISMERGKIIQDKQKEIQLLEEKLKLTENTKKNAEDRFQHEAAMVNESARVKKLKQQYHEYQKMYTDLEREFEAFKKHSSNLLTKEKELNAKLRHLTQ